In Miscanthus floridulus cultivar M001 chromosome 5, ASM1932011v1, whole genome shotgun sequence, one genomic interval encodes:
- the LOC136453596 gene encoding transcription repressor OFP13-like, producing the protein MVTRRLALSSLFHGKARDTSLPPPPPPATTAVPAAWPWPSSKNPRAQSTRATTPQVAGAGRTTIASIVLDSADSSFTASSARQDCCSDSLSTASEASAAACDDAADDAVVRGIRSDRLLFDPGASATNSILEEKNAAAACAGAKQEEEEEEEEEAFGGAVAVAFESADPYADFRASMEEMMAAHGIGDWGWLEEMLGWYLRANDGDTHCAIVAAFIDVVVDIADPAREACSSEASSCTFAAGELDVAEKGKPAAVFTVSCLD; encoded by the coding sequence ATGGTGACCAGAAGGCTGGCCCTGAGCTCCCTCTTCCATGGCAAGGCAAGGGACACTTCCTTaccaccgccgcctcctcccgCTACGACCGCCGTCCCGGCTGCATGGCCATGGCCGTCCAGCAAGAACCCAAGAGCGCAGTCCACCCGAGCCACGACGCCGCAGGTGGCAGGCGCCGGCAGGACCACCATTGCCTCCATCGTCCTCGACTCCGCCGACTCCTCCTTCACGGCCTCCTCCGCGCGGCAGGACTGCTGCTCCGACAGCCTCTCCACGGCGTCcgaggcgtcggcggcggcgtgcGACGACGCGGCGGACGACGCCGTCGTGAGGGGGATCCGCTCCGACCGGCTCCTCTTCGACCCAGGTGCGTCGGCCACCAACTCCATCCTCGAAGAGaagaacgccgccgccgcctgcgcgGGCGCcaaacaggaggaggaggaggaggaggaggaggaggcgttcGGCGGCGCCGTGGCGGTCGCGTTCGAGTCCGCGGACCCGTACGCGGACTTCCGGGCGTCCATGGAGGAGATGATGGCCGCGCACGGAATCGGCGACTGGGGCTGGCTGGAGGAGATGCTGGGCTGGTACCTGCGAGCCAACGACGGGGACACGCACTGCGCCATCGTGGCCGCGTTCATCGACGTCGTCGTCGACATAGCCGACCCGGCTCGCGAGGCGTGCTCTTCGGAGGCCTCATCTTGCACGTTTGCGGCGGGAGAGTTGGATGTGGCGGAGAAGGGCAAACCAGCTGCAGTGTTCACTGTGTCATGTTTGGATTAA
- the LOC136453594 gene encoding transcription repressor OFP8-like, whose protein sequence is MSGTGSRSSRRGRGSSSSFTLLQPPVVDIGCNCRRPKLFSVFSSSSSLFRGGGKPKSPNAASTSTTTAFTATTAGGRSGTTATSTDSSSWGPASFVATYSLYEEPVAVAVAPLQQEREQQEARRRRRQQHRRRRSRRAAAPPPARHGVEVVDEEEYGRRVARESVAVAVDSAEPYEDFRESMVQMVVEKEIYAWDDLNDLLHQFLSLNSPRHHPLILHAFADLWTRNGLFCPPSPCQF, encoded by the coding sequence ATGTCGGGCACGGGTAGCAGGTCGTCCCGGAGGGGgaggggcagcagcagcagcttcacGCTGCTGCAGCCGCCGGTGGTGGACATCGGCTGCAACTGCCGCCGCCCCAAGCTGTTCTCCGTcttctcctcgtcgtcctccctGTTCCGCGGCGGGGGCAAGCCCAAGTCCCCCAacgccgcctccacctccaccaccacggcGTTCACGGCCACCACCGCAGGCGGGCGCAGCGGCACGACGGCCACTTCCACGGACTCCTCCTCGTGGGGCCCCGCGTCGTTCGTCGCCACCTACTCGCTGTACGAGGAGCCGGTGGCCGTGGCGGTGGCGCCGCTGCAGCAGGAGCGGGAGCAGCAggaggcgaggcggcggcggaggcagcaGCACCGCCGGCGCCGCAGCAGGCGTGCGGCAGCGCCACCGCCCGCGCGCCACGGCGTGGAGGTGGTGGACGAGGAGGAGTACGGGCGGCGGGTGGCGCGCGAGagcgtggcggtggcggtggactcGGCGGAGCCGTACGAGGACTTCCGCGAGTCCATGGTGCAGATGGTGGTGGAGAAGGAGATCTACGCGTGGGACGACCTCAACGACCTCCTCCACCAGTTCCTCTCCCTCAACTCGCCGCGCCACCACCCGCTCATCCTCCACGCCTTCGCCGACCTCTGGACCCGCAACGGCCTCTTCTGCCCGCCATCTCCCTGCCAGTTCTAG
- the LOC136453597 gene encoding protein GL2-INTERACTING REPRESSOR 1-like: protein MSRNNGKASKLEFLRTGLSRARGGPSTTARPGGESRNNGSTTSPRRVSSSSSSTASPPSSCVSSEGSPDAAAAAPPVVGGAAPMVLAGCPRCMMYVMLSREDPRCPRCHNAVLLDFNDGDQRRPRQRR from the coding sequence ATGAGCAGGAACAACGGCAAGGCGTCGAAGCTGGAATTCCTGAGGACGGGCCTGTCGAGGGCGAGGGGCGGGCCTTCGACGACGGCGCGGCCTGGCGGGGAGAGCCGGAACAACGGCAGCACGACGTCGCCGCGCCGGGTgtcttcctcgtcctcgtccaccgCGTCGCCGCCGAGCTCGTGCGTGTCATCCGAGGGCAGCCCagacgcggccgcggccgcgccgcCAGTCGTCGGCGGCGCGGCGCCCATGGTCCTGGCCGGGTGCCCCCGGTGCATGATGTACGTGATGCTGTCCCGGGAGGACCCCAGGTGCCCCCGGTGCCACAACGCCGTGCTGCTCGACTTCAACGACGGCGACCAGCGCCGCCCGCGTCAGCGCCGGTGA